Genomic DNA from Pontibacillus yanchengensis:
GAATTAACACTGCTGGGATAATTAACCCTTGTGTGAACATCACTTCTGAAATGTCCGCTTTTCCAGTAGCGATTGAGCCAATGGCGCCAAATAAGAACATGAGTGAATTTCCGATAAAGAAAGCTATTACAGTTGTAATAAGCCCATGGCGCTTTGTTTTTGCAAAGCGGGCAAAGTCTGGAGTTAAGGTACCTCCGCTAATAAAGGAACCGATGCAAATGGTTAGCGCAGCGGCTAGTGTAATGGAAGAGTCCGGTGTGTAGGACATCAACCCGTTAAGTCCGCCAATACTTTCTGTAGCTTTGAATACGGAAAAACTACCGAGCACGGTAATGGCTGGTACTGCGATGAAGCTTAAAATCATGAGTGCCTTCATTCCAAAATACGCTGTAACGGTCATGAGAATCCCGCCAATTGCAATGAGTAAGGTTGTATCGATGCCAGTTGCCTTTTGAACAGGAAAAGCAAACATGGCCACGCCTACACCGAACCATCCAACTTGTGTAGCGCCTAGTAAAAGAGAAGCGAGATAAGACCCTTTTTCACCAAAAGCGCGGCGTGCTAACAAGTGAGTAGATAGGCCAGTGTCAGCGGCGATATAGCCGAGTAGCCCAGTGTACAATCCTAGAATTAAGTTACCTGCCATCACAGTTAGGATGAATTGGGTCATGGTAAGCCCTGCGCCTAGCTCGCCCCCGGACCACATGCTGGCAGAGAAGAAAGTGAATCCTAACATCACCATAAACATTTTCCAAAATCCATTGCGGTTTGATTGCGGCACTGCTTGTAACGAAAAATCGCGGTCTACTGTTTTCATGAAGAATACCTCCAGTAATTCAAAAAGGATTTGAAAAACTGGTACCAGTACGTTGGCAGCGTTCCATCTTCAGTATGCGTGAATAAAAAAGGCTTCTTGTCAGTCGTTCCTGACAAGAAGCCTCCACGTATGCATATAAGAAGATAGACGAGCGTCACGCATCTACGTCTATATTGATATACATCTATTCCGACTTACCTTGTCAGCCTCACGGGACTGCATTTAAAGGTACCAGTATTCAGTTATTGGTATTATTACAGACATCCCACGCATGTGTCAAGGTGTGACGAGGGGACAGGTCCCTCATCTCAGTTCACCTTTCTGGGGTGAGACGAGGGGACAGGTTCATCGTCCCAATTCACACTTCTGGCGTGAGACGAGGAACCTGTCCCTCCGACCTACTTTTTTGTTTCTGGAATAGGAAATATAATGAAAGAAAGGGGTGTAGCAGATGTGTTTATCAAGGCTGGAAAATGAAGTGACAGAAATTGTTTCAAAACTAGATGGGAATGCAAGTGTCGTGATTCAAACGATAAATGGAACGATAGCTATGAATGAAAAGGAAGTAATGCCGGCTGCAAGTGTGATTAAAATCCCGATTATGATGGAAGCATTTCGACAGGCAAAAACAAGAGGGGTTGATCTTTCAGCCACCGTAACTATTCCACAGCATAATAAAGTTGGCGGAGCGGGGGTGCTACAATTTTTATCTCAGGAGGCGTTTCCCCTGCACGATTTAGTAACGATGATGATTATCGTTTCAGATAATGTAGCTTCAAATGCAGTAATAAAGCACATTGGCATAGGAAACGTTAACCATCTGATAGAAGAGCTAGGCTGTTCGAACACGAAGTTGAGAAGAGAGTTTATGGATCTTAAGGCTCAAGAACAAGGACTGGATAATACTACAACAGCTGAGGACATGGTGAAACTTTTGGAACAACTAACGCTTCAAGATAGAGAAATGGTTGAGATTCTAAAAGGACAGCAACTCACGTCACAATTACCTGCCTATCATACATATGAAGATCTTGAAGTTGCGAATAAAACAGGAGAACTGGATGGCGTGAATCATGACGTTGGTATTCTTATAGATTCCCATCAAACGGTGTATGTCGCTGTGTTATTAAATGATGTAAGGGATACTGTTGAAGGGCAGAGGGCTATTGCAGATATTGGCAATCAGGTTATGCAATATATGAAACTGGGATGAGGGGACAGGTACCCCTATCTCAAACTGAGACGAGGGACCTGTCCCTCCATCTCACCCGAATTTTTTGAAAACCTTCACACCAGGTTTCGTTAGAGTTTCCTTGATTTTTCCTGTGCATCCTATTGCGTTTAAGTAGGCGTTTTGTAGTATAGTTAAATTATACGAATTTTTGAATAACAGGGATTGAAAGTGCACCCAATTTTAGGAGGAATCAATTTACATGTCCCAGCAAGCTTTTCTCTATCATTCGAAAGTACACGATCTTTTTAATAACATCCAAAAAGTGATGATCGGTAAAGAAGAAGTAACGACGTTAAGCATTGTCGCGCTATTAGCTCAAGGCCATGTGTTGCTAGAAGATGTGCCGGGTGTGGGGAAAACCATGCTCGTACGAACACTATCGAAATCTGTTGATTGTGAGTTTACGAGAATACAGTTCACACCTGATCTTCTACCTTCAGATGTAACAGGTGTATCGATTTATAACCCGAAAGAAATGCAATTTGAATTCCGTCCTGGTCCTATACTTGGAAATATTGTGCTTGCTGATGAGATCAATCGTACAAGTCCAAAGACCCAGTCCTCTCTATTAGAAGGGATGGAAGAAGGAAATGTAACTGTAGACGGAAATACGGTAGAGTTAAAACGACCATTTTTCGTTATGGCTACACAAAACCCTATCGAATATGAAGGAACGTATCCACTACCGGAAGCGCAGCTGGACCGTTTTTTATTAAAATTAAATATGGGGTACCCGACAGCCCAAGAAGAGATGAAGATGCTTGGGATTGTATCTGGGGAACACCCGATTCATAGCGTGGAAGCCGTCATGACCCAGGATGAATTAATCGGCTTACAAGAAGAAGTCCAAAACGTGTACGTTGATGAACATATTCGTCGTTATATTATCAATCTTGTAACGGAAACGAGACATCATCACTCGGTCTATCTAGGTGTGAGTCCTCGTGGTTCGATTGCCCTTATGAAAGCCTCCAAAGCAATGTCCTTTATCCAAGGGCGTGATTATGTATTGCCTGACGATGTGAAGTATTTGGCTCCGTTCGTGTTAAGTCACCGTCTTATTCTATCATCAGAAGCAAAATTTGAAGGAATGACAACAGCAAGCCTAATCCATGAGTTATTGGAGAAAGTCTCAATCCCAGTGCATCGTGAAAAATAATATGAAGAATTATGCTGGTTTGATTGGTAAGCTGTTGTTTGTTGTTGTTCTTTTTGCAATTCTGTATTCTTATGCCATGTTTCAGGGTGGCTTTGTAAGTTGGTTTTTATTTTTTGCCATGCTGCCATTTGTTCTATATATGTTTGGATTAACGTTTTATCCCTTATCAAGTTGGGAATTCAATCGTTCCTTTTCTAAGCAGATTCTGCAAACAGGGGACAAGGTTAATATAGAGTTAACGATACATCGGAAACTGCCATTCCCGCTCTATTACTGCATAGTCGAGGAGTATCTTCCGCCAACGTTTGATCGAGTTGGTATGAAGGCTGGAGGCTATCAATATTTAGCTAATCCAAATGCCCTCACTTCGGAACAAAAAATCAAGCGTGTATCCTTCCCGTGGTTTAAGCGGAAAATACGTTATCAGTATACCTTTGATGATGTTCCGCGTGGAGAGCATCATTTTCATACCATTCGCGTAAAAACAGGAGACTTCTTCGGGTTTATTCGCAAGCAGCATTATTTCACAGTTCCAAGTTCCATTCTTGTGTATCCAAATCAGAGAGCTGTGGGGATTAGTAAACGAATGAACAGCTTTGAAGAAGGAGCCACTCCTTCCTCCTCGCCGATGAAAAAAGATACCACCATCGTAACGGGTATTCGAGAGTACACCCCTGGAGACCGTTTTTCTTGGATAGATTGGAAAAATACTGCAAAGAAAAATAGTATGATGACGAAAGAATTTGAGCCACAAAAAAGCTCTGATGTCATGTTGGTGTTGGATGCAAGTGAAGTGGAAGCTTCTAAGAGTCTAGCATTTGAGGGAAGTGTTGAACTGAGTGCATCCCTCATTCAAGCTTATAAACGTATGTCTTCGCAACTTGGGTTTATGATCCTTGGCGAGGAAAGAAAACTGTTTCCGTTCACAAAAGATGTGAATCAGCATAACAACATGAATCATTATCTAGCACGGGTGGAGGCAAATGGAAAAATGTCCTTTGCGGATTCATTGTTGCTTCAGCATAACTCTATGCCAAACAATCTGGTATTGATGATTGTGACGAACTCACTCACTCCAGAGTTAAAAGGGACATTAACAAGGTTGAAGCAAACACACGCTCATATTGTGGTATTTTACATTGATGCGAATGAACGAATTGGTTTGAATGAGCAGCAAATAGTCCGCGAATTGACGATAAGTGGCATTGTGGTCAATGTGCTTACGGAGAATGAGATGTCACAAAATGCATTTGAGGTGAACACTTAATGGATCGCATATCGTTAGATCGGCGCGAGTGGCTATATCGGTTTATTGTTTACTTAGCTGGTTTCTTCCTTTTTTGGGAGTGGTTACGTCCGCTTGAACAAATTACAGACACCGAGAGTGTCACCATTTTTATCGTGTATGCTGCTTTTTGTTTCTTTTTATCCTTTCTACAACTTCCGTGGTACTTGTCTATACCTTTGAAATCAGTAGGTTTGGCATTCATTCTTGACGGTTTATTTATGCCCCAACGATTTTTTAGCAAGTCTTGGTTTGGCTATTTCTTTGAACATATGCAATATAATGTGCAAGTCATGCTCGATTATCAGTGGTGGGAAATGACGCCATTGTTCAGAAGTCTATTATTCTTGTTGCTGTTATGGCTAATGAGTTACCTTCTTTACTATTGGTTTGTCGTTTCGAAGCGGATTAACTTTTTTGTGATTCTAACGTTTATTTATCTAACCGTCTTAGATACCTTTACGGTGTATGATGGAAAAGTTGCGATTATTCGTGCATTCTTGATCTCCTTGCTGGTTATGGGGCTATCAAGCTTTATAAAAGAATTAGACCGTGAATCTATTCAGCTGAAAGGGAAGCGCGCCTATCAAGCATGGCTTTTACCTTTGTTAGTCCTAGTCTTTAGCTCGACCGTCATTGGATATGCAGCTCCGAAGCAAACGCCTCAGTGGCCTGACCCTGTGCCTTTTATTAAAAGTGCCGCCAATAACGTAGGTGGATCAGGGGATAAGGTTCAAAAAGTGGGGTATGGCATGAATGATTCCAAATTAGGTGGATCATTCGTTCAAGATGATACGCCTGTTTTTCAAGCGGCTGCCCAAGATAAACATTATTGGAGAATTGAAACGAAGGATACTTACACAGGGAAGGGGTGGGTAAATTCAGATGATGCTAACGTTAAAGAATTCTCGAGTCAATCTGAACTTCCAGTCGACACCTTTTCTTTAGAAAATGTAAAAACAGAAGAGAGAACAGCTACTATTGCGTTAAGAGATAATGCTACATTTTCAAAGGTTGTGTATCCTTATGGTATCCAAAAAGTAACGCAGAGTGATGCTACAAGCTTTGAAGTCAACCTTAAGACAGGTGTTATTCAGCCATTCAATAATGGGAAGTCCATTCAACTTGGTGAATACAAGGTAGTATATAACAACCCATCCTACTCTTTTCAGCAGTTACGAGAAGCAAGTGGAGAAGACCCTCAATACATTGAGCAATCTTATAAACAATTGCCTGATTCACTACCGGAGCGAGTGGTAAATCTTTCTGAAGAGATTGTAGCTGAAGAAGATAATCGTTATGATAAAGCCCGTGCAATTGAACAATATTTCTCAAACAATGGATTTGATTATGATACACAAGATGTAGCGGTTCCTGGTGAAAAAGAGGATTATGTAGCTCAGTTCTTGTTTGATACGCAACAAGGATATTGTGATAACTTTTCTTCTTCTATGGTCGTAATGCTAAGAGCTGTAGGAATACCGGCTAGATGGGCAAAAGGCTTTACAGGAGGAGAAGAGATTGATTCTATCACCAAAGATGATACCGACTATAATGTGTATGAAGTGACAAGTGGTAATGCACACTCATGGGTAGAAGTCTATTTCCCTAATGTTGGCTGGGTACCATTTGAGCCAACAAAAGGCTTTGGTAACCATACGGATTTTTATCTCGAGGAAACAGAAGAGGAAGACGACTCTGAGGTACAACAAAACCTTGAGGAGAAGCTAAATGAACAGCAACCAGAGAAACCCGAAATTAATCAAGAAGACTTAAATCCTGGAAGTAGTTCTAATGCAGGGAAGTCAGTCTTTAGTAGGGTTACTTTCTGGATTGGTATGGGAGTGTTAGCCGTAATCTCTGTGGTGCTTTATATTTATCGTTACCATTGGTTGATGTACATCTACAAACGTCGTTTCCAAAGAGACCCGAATAAAGAAAATTATGAAGCAGCCTATCATTTCCTTTTAAAGGCACTAGATGATAAAAGTGGTATGACCCGTACATCAGGTCAAACGTTGAGAGAGTTCTCTAAAGAAATTGATCGTCACTTTCAGTCTAATGAAATGGGGATTCTAACGCATCATTATGAGCGACTCCTTTATCGTAATGATACAGAAAACCAGCCTTGGGACAAAGTAACAGAATTATGGGAAAATTTAATTAAAAAAGCACTGTCTTGACCGGTGTTGTTGGTGTTGTTAGAATGAGTTCAACTTAATTGAATACCTTCATATATACTCGATAATATGGTTCGAGAGTCTCTACCGGGGCACCTTAAATGCTCTGACTATGAAGGCAGAAGTCAAGCGCGTGGTGTATAACATCAAGGGATTTCTGCCTTCCTATGTCTTATGTAGGGAGCGGAAGTCCCTTTTTTTATGAGTTATAGTAAAGAGAAAAGGAGTGGGATTTGGTGGCACAAGTTAATGAAATGATTCTAGTATTAGATTTTGGAAGTCAATACAATCAGCTAATAACAAGGCGTATACGTGAGTTTGGTGTATATAGTGAACTACATTCTCATCGATTAACAGCAGAAGAAATTCGTCAAATAAATCCGAGTGGTATTATCCTGTCTGGTGGTCCGAACAGTGTTTATGAAGAAAATAGCTTTCGTTGCGACCCAGAGATTTTTGACTTAGATATCCCTGTATTAGGGATTTGCTATGGCATGCAGTTAATGTCTCATCATTTTGGTGGGAAAGTGGAAAGCTCAAGTGAACGGGAATATGGTAAAGCTGACATAACGTTGAATGGTTCATCAAAGCTTTTTGCTGAAACACCAGAGAAGCAAGTTGTTTGGATGAGTCACCGCGATAAAGTCATCGCTCCGCCAGAAGGATTTACGGTTGATGCCACAAATCCATCGTGTCCTATAGCCTCCATGAGTAATGAGTCCGGGAAGATGTACGGAGTTCAATTCCATCCTGAAGTTCGCCACACAGAGTATGGGAATCAACTGCTTAAGCATTTCGTCTTTGATATTTGTGGGGCTGAAGCTGATTGGTCAATGGAGAGCTTTATCGATATTGAAGTGAACAAAATAAGAGAGCAAGTAGGCGATCGAAAAGTGCTTTGCGCTCTAAGTGGTGGAGTGGATTCATCAGTTGTGGCTGCTTTGATTCACCGAGCTATTGGGGACCAATTAACGTGTATTTTTGTAGACCATGGCCTTCTTCGAAAAGACGAAGGACAAAGTGTAATGGAAACTTTCAGCGAAGGGTTCAATATGAATGTTATTAAAATTGATGCTCAAGAACGTTTCTTATCTAAGCTTGAAGGTGTATCGGATCCAGAAGAAAAACGAAAAATCATTGGCAATGAATTCATTTATGTATTCGATGACGAAGCGGATAAGCTGAAAGACATTGATTATCTTGCTCAGGGCACCCTGTACACAGATATCATCGAAAGTGGGACGGAAACAGCTCAAACGATTAAGTCTCATCATAACGTTGGTGGGTTGCCTGAGAATATGCAATTTGACTTAATTGAACCGCTGAATACGCTTTTCAAAGATGAAGTGCGTGCCTTAGGTACAGAGCTAGGTGTGCCTGATCACATTGTTTGGCGTCAACCGTTTCCAGGGCCAGGTTTAGCTATTCGTGTTATTGGTGAAATAACGGAGGAAAAGCTAGAAATCGTAAGAGAATCTGATGCCATTCTTCGCGAAGAAATCAAAAATGCTGGTTTAGACAGAGCAATCTGGCAATATTTCACTGTGCTACCTGACTTCAGAAGTGTTGGTGTAATGGGTGACGCTAGAACTTATGACTACACAGTAGGCATTCGCGCAGTCACATCAATTGATGGGATGACTTCCGATTGGGCAAGGATTCCTCATGATGTGCTAGAGAGAATTTCGAATCGCATCGTAAACGAAGTCGATCATGTAAATCGCATCGTCTATGATGTAACCAGCAAGCCACCTTCCACAATTGAGTGGGAATAATCGAACGATTTTGTGATTATTCACAAAAATGTTCGTGTTTTGGGTTGACGGTTCACGAAACCACTAGTACAATAGAGTTGTAATCATAAAAATCATATATGCACCGTCGTATAATATTGGGGATATGGCCCAAGAGTTTCTACCGAACTACCGTAAATGGTTCGACTACGAGGTGAATTATCGATGATTCCTCTCTATTGTATTTTAAGTGAGTAGGGAAAATTGGTAATTTACTTTGGACGTTTACTAGAGACTCCTGGCCATTGAATGGTCAGGAGTCTTTCGTTTATGTTTCCTTTGGAGCGCTTTCTTATGGTAGGGGCGTAAAAAGGTACAAGTAGCACAAAGGATCCTAGGTACGAACGACAGGTGAGAGGGAGGAATAATCGATGAAGAAGTTCTTTAAGTTTGATGAATTAGGCACGAATTTCCGTACAGAATTTATAGCGGGTCTCACCACATTTTTATCCATGGCGTATATTTTATTTGTGAATCCAAATACGCTAGCGTTAGTAGGCATTGAGCAACTTCCTGAAGGGGTAACGCGAATCGATAAAGGAGCAGTATTCACAGCTACAGCTATAGCTGCCGCGATTGGATCACTCATAATGGGATTGTTTGCGAGGTATCCAATAGCCCTCGCTCCGGGAATGGGTTTGAACGCATTTTTTGCTTACACAGTAGTATTGTCCCAAGGAATTAACTGGGATAAAGCGCTCGCCGGAGTGCTCGTATCTGGACTTATTTTTATCGTATTAACGGTATCTGGCTTGCGTGAAAAAATCATTAATGCCATTCCTTCCAACTTAAAGCTGGCAGTTGGAGCAGGTATTGGGCTGTTTATTGCATTTATCGGATTCCAAAATGCAGGTATCATTGCCAACAGTGATGCAACCTTGGTTCAGCTAGGAAACCTAGCAACTCCAACGACACTTTTAGCCATCTTTGGTATTGCGGTTTCCGTCATTCTATTGGCTCTTGGTATTAAAGGTGGAATCTTTTATGGAATGGTGCTTACATCCATCGTTGGTATCATTACTGGATTGATCACAGCGCCTTCAGGGTTTGGTGGAATCGTTGGTTCTGTCCCTTCTGTGGCACCGACATTTGGGGTTGCAATTGAACAATTACCTTCTGTTCTTGTATCAGGTGAAATGTGGATTGTAATCCTGACGTTCTT
This window encodes:
- the codB gene encoding cytosine permease, which gives rise to MKTVDRDFSLQAVPQSNRNGFWKMFMVMLGFTFFSASMWSGGELGAGLTMTQFILTVMAGNLILGLYTGLLGYIAADTGLSTHLLARRAFGEKGSYLASLLLGATQVGWFGVGVAMFAFPVQKATGIDTTLLIAIGGILMTVTAYFGMKALMILSFIAVPAITVLGSFSVFKATESIGGLNGLMSYTPDSSITLAAALTICIGSFISGGTLTPDFARFAKTKRHGLITTVIAFFIGNSLMFLFGAIGSIATGKADISEVMFTQGLIIPAVLILGLNIWTTNDNALYASALGFSNITKITKNKVVLFNGVVGTLLAMWLYNNFVGFLTFLGSTLPPVGAIILADYFIARRKEYKGVQEKAYSKVRWSALSAWGIAILLAKFAPGIAPLNAIIGAAASYVLIHFAGEFLSTKPSTQYNPTKVSS
- a CDS encoding serine hydrolase yields the protein MCLSRLENEVTEIVSKLDGNASVVIQTINGTIAMNEKEVMPAASVIKIPIMMEAFRQAKTRGVDLSATVTIPQHNKVGGAGVLQFLSQEAFPLHDLVTMMIIVSDNVASNAVIKHIGIGNVNHLIEELGCSNTKLRREFMDLKAQEQGLDNTTTAEDMVKLLEQLTLQDREMVEILKGQQLTSQLPAYHTYEDLEVANKTGELDGVNHDVGILIDSHQTVYVAVLLNDVRDTVEGQRAIADIGNQVMQYMKLG
- a CDS encoding AAA family ATPase, with the protein product MSQQAFLYHSKVHDLFNNIQKVMIGKEEVTTLSIVALLAQGHVLLEDVPGVGKTMLVRTLSKSVDCEFTRIQFTPDLLPSDVTGVSIYNPKEMQFEFRPGPILGNIVLADEINRTSPKTQSSLLEGMEEGNVTVDGNTVELKRPFFVMATQNPIEYEGTYPLPEAQLDRFLLKLNMGYPTAQEEMKMLGIVSGEHPIHSVEAVMTQDELIGLQEEVQNVYVDEHIRRYIINLVTETRHHHSVYLGVSPRGSIALMKASKAMSFIQGRDYVLPDDVKYLAPFVLSHRLILSSEAKFEGMTTASLIHELLEKVSIPVHREK
- a CDS encoding DUF58 domain-containing protein, which translates into the protein MSYWRKSQSQCIVKNNMKNYAGLIGKLLFVVVLFAILYSYAMFQGGFVSWFLFFAMLPFVLYMFGLTFYPLSSWEFNRSFSKQILQTGDKVNIELTIHRKLPFPLYYCIVEEYLPPTFDRVGMKAGGYQYLANPNALTSEQKIKRVSFPWFKRKIRYQYTFDDVPRGEHHFHTIRVKTGDFFGFIRKQHYFTVPSSILVYPNQRAVGISKRMNSFEEGATPSSSPMKKDTTIVTGIREYTPGDRFSWIDWKNTAKKNSMMTKEFEPQKSSDVMLVLDASEVEASKSLAFEGSVELSASLIQAYKRMSSQLGFMILGEERKLFPFTKDVNQHNNMNHYLARVEANGKMSFADSLLLQHNSMPNNLVLMIVTNSLTPELKGTLTRLKQTHAHIVVFYIDANERIGLNEQQIVRELTISGIVVNVLTENEMSQNAFEVNT
- a CDS encoding transglutaminase TgpA family protein produces the protein MDRISLDRREWLYRFIVYLAGFFLFWEWLRPLEQITDTESVTIFIVYAAFCFFLSFLQLPWYLSIPLKSVGLAFILDGLFMPQRFFSKSWFGYFFEHMQYNVQVMLDYQWWEMTPLFRSLLFLLLLWLMSYLLYYWFVVSKRINFFVILTFIYLTVLDTFTVYDGKVAIIRAFLISLLVMGLSSFIKELDRESIQLKGKRAYQAWLLPLLVLVFSSTVIGYAAPKQTPQWPDPVPFIKSAANNVGGSGDKVQKVGYGMNDSKLGGSFVQDDTPVFQAAAQDKHYWRIETKDTYTGKGWVNSDDANVKEFSSQSELPVDTFSLENVKTEERTATIALRDNATFSKVVYPYGIQKVTQSDATSFEVNLKTGVIQPFNNGKSIQLGEYKVVYNNPSYSFQQLREASGEDPQYIEQSYKQLPDSLPERVVNLSEEIVAEEDNRYDKARAIEQYFSNNGFDYDTQDVAVPGEKEDYVAQFLFDTQQGYCDNFSSSMVVMLRAVGIPARWAKGFTGGEEIDSITKDDTDYNVYEVTSGNAHSWVEVYFPNVGWVPFEPTKGFGNHTDFYLEETEEEDDSEVQQNLEEKLNEQQPEKPEINQEDLNPGSSSNAGKSVFSRVTFWIGMGVLAVISVVLYIYRYHWLMYIYKRRFQRDPNKENYEAAYHFLLKALDDKSGMTRTSGQTLREFSKEIDRHFQSNEMGILTHHYERLLYRNDTENQPWDKVTELWENLIKKALS
- the guaA gene encoding glutamine-hydrolyzing GMP synthase; this translates as MVAQVNEMILVLDFGSQYNQLITRRIREFGVYSELHSHRLTAEEIRQINPSGIILSGGPNSVYEENSFRCDPEIFDLDIPVLGICYGMQLMSHHFGGKVESSSEREYGKADITLNGSSKLFAETPEKQVVWMSHRDKVIAPPEGFTVDATNPSCPIASMSNESGKMYGVQFHPEVRHTEYGNQLLKHFVFDICGAEADWSMESFIDIEVNKIREQVGDRKVLCALSGGVDSSVVAALIHRAIGDQLTCIFVDHGLLRKDEGQSVMETFSEGFNMNVIKIDAQERFLSKLEGVSDPEEKRKIIGNEFIYVFDDEADKLKDIDYLAQGTLYTDIIESGTETAQTIKSHHNVGGLPENMQFDLIEPLNTLFKDEVRALGTELGVPDHIVWRQPFPGPGLAIRVIGEITEEKLEIVRESDAILREEIKNAGLDRAIWQYFTVLPDFRSVGVMGDARTYDYTVGIRAVTSIDGMTSDWARIPHDVLERISNRIVNEVDHVNRIVYDVTSKPPSTIEWE
- a CDS encoding NCS2 family permease; protein product: MKKFFKFDELGTNFRTEFIAGLTTFLSMAYILFVNPNTLALVGIEQLPEGVTRIDKGAVFTATAIAAAIGSLIMGLFARYPIALAPGMGLNAFFAYTVVLSQGINWDKALAGVLVSGLIFIVLTVSGLREKIINAIPSNLKLAVGAGIGLFIAFIGFQNAGIIANSDATLVQLGNLATPTTLLAIFGIAVSVILLALGIKGGIFYGMVLTSIVGIITGLITAPSGFGGIVGSVPSVAPTFGVAIEQLPSVLVSGEMWIVILTFLFVDFFDTAGTLVAVATQAGLMKNDKLPRAGRALFADSAATVAGAVVGTSTTTSYIESTAGVGAGGRSGFTAVVTAGFFLLALVFSPLLSVVTQEVTAPALIIVGVLMSSSLKNIDWDQFEIAVPAFLTVIAMPLTYSIATGISIGFIFYPITMVLKGRAKEIHPVMYFLFVVFLMYFIFLS